In the genome of Myxococcus virescens, the window GCGCGGGAGCGGGCCTCAGCCCATGTGCGCACCCGCGGACTCCTGGTCCAGCTCCCGCGGCCGGGCGAGGTGCCGGTGGGCGAGCAACTCCGCCATGGAGTCGGCGTCGCATGGCCTCGAGCAGGGCGCTCACCCGCGCCCATGGGGTGTTGAAGCCATCCTTCGACATCAGGCGCGAGGACGCGGCTCCGTGCTTCGCCGCTGGCTTCGTGGCCTGGCGCGGAGGTGAGGGGCATCCGGTTCGTGGCGTCCTGGTTGGACGATGGCAGTTGCCTGCGGGTAGACGCGGTCGCCGGAGTTCACGTCATGAACGAGAATGCCCGGCATGCCACGCCCCGAAGACATCATGCGTCATTACGATGCCGACCCAGACGAGAACCCCTGGGTCAAAGGAAAACCCGCTCCTGAGAAAGTCGCAGTCGTTCCCTATGATGCCGGATGGCCGACGCGCTACGCGGAGCTAGCCGTGGCCATCCAGGGTGTAATGGGCGCATCGGCCATGCAGGTCGAGCACGTCGGCTCGACTGCCGTGCCGGGCCTTCCCGCCAAGCCCGTCATCGACATCGATCTCATCGTCGCCGACTCCACGCGTGAGGACGACTATGTGCCTGCCCTCGAGAGCCTGGGCTACGACCTCATCATCCGCGAGCCGTCCTGGCATCAGCACCGCTGCCTGCGGCTCGCCGCGCCACGCGTGAACCTGCATGTGTTCGGCCCGGACTGCCCCGAGGTGATTCGCCACGTCATGTTCCGCGACTGGCTGCGCGAGCACGACGACGACCGGCAGCGCTACGCGGCGGTCAAGTACACCTCCGCCGAAGGCCTGGACGATGTGATGGAATACAACCGCCGAAAGGAGCCGGTGATCCGCGACCTCTACGCGCGGATCTTTCGCGCGGCGGGCTGGATTCGCTGAGGCGCGGCGCGCACCGGTCGTCGTGGTGTTCGCCAGGCTCCGCCGGATTGAACCGCCCCCCCATGATCCTGGCCCGGCGAGACGGACCGGAAGCCCTGCTCGTGCCGGCGTGCCAGCGCCAGAGGTGCCCGGCGCTCCACCGCGAAGATGTAGCCCGTCCCGCCGGCATCGTAGCGTCCGTGCGCATACGTGGCGCTCCCGCTCCCGCTGCGTCCGCCGAACCGGGCTTCCGTCGACGCCCAGCCCTTCCCCCTGGGCGCATCCACAGACACCCGCCCATCGCTACGCCGAAGGAAATGAAGCCGCTCATCAACCGCCGCAGAGGAACTGCGTCTCATCCGCATCGCGGAGGCTCAGAAGCGTCCCATCACCCCAACGAGCGCACCGCCTTGAGTCAGGCCGAGCACCGGAGCAGCCTGGGCTTCCGGCAGCTCAGCGCGCGCTGTCCCGTGCGAAGGGCTCGATGATCGCGCAAGCCAGTAGCCCGTGAACGAACCGATGAGAGGAGTGACCAGCATCCCGACGGTGCCAATCCTCGCCACGCGATCGTGGCGGCTGGTCGTGAGCAAGGCGAATGGAACCGCTCCCAGTGCGGCGCCCAGGAAGGTGGGGCCGAAGTTGCCCCTCCCGTTGAACTTGTTCCCCGCGAGGTAGATGGCCAGCGACGTTCCGAGCGTGGTCCCCAGGCTCATTGGAATGGCAAACGTAAATGAGTCTCCGCAGCGCGTCAGCGAACAGTTGTTATCCAGCGCTGCACCGACCAATCCTCCCACCAGCGTGCCAGTGACGAGCCCAACGCCGCCCAGGAGCGTCCCAACGACCAGGTGCCCTCCAAGTGAGTAGTCATCATCCAGCGCCTCCCCGGAGCCCTGCGTCGGCGAGGCTGTGGACGGTGACTCAGTGGAGGACTGTGACGCCATGTCCACGGGAGGCTCGCGGACTTCCTCCTTGGAAAGCCCCTGTCCTCGCGCCAGCAGCGGCACCCACACCAGCCCCATGACCAGGACGCGCATCAGACGAGTCATCATCCCAATACCTCCGCGCAACGAGGAAACGAAGGACTTCGCTTCGCGCACCCTGGGGGGGAGATGGCCTTCATGAAAGGAATGCGGGTACGTCGGAGCAGGCTCCCCCACCGTCCGCCCTCGCCACCATGCGATGAGAGCATGGTGGCTGTGACGGAGTCGTGACGGCACCACACGGCGTCCTGGCAGGATGAACGTCACGGTGCTGTACAGTTGGCCGAGCTCCGCGCCAGAGAGCCGTCGCTCCAGTCATTGACGTCGCTGACCAGTCGCCGCATCAGGCGCAGCGGGGGCAGTCGTAGACGTGCGGCACGATGACCGCTCCACGGGAGCGGACTCGGCAGGGACCTTCTCCGAATGTCCGGCTCCTGGCACGCCACGGGTACGCCCACACATGGAGAGACGCGAGTGTCGCTCTGGGTGAAACCTGGAGGCGCCCCAAACAATCCAAGAATCTTGGAAGGGTGAAGCAACTCCGCCGGGGAAGCCGCGAGAATGAGGGCAGGAGCTTACATGTCCATCTACCGCATCCGTCCCAACGATACCCTCTCCGGCCTGGCGGCCCGTTTCGGCACCACCGTGGAGAAGCTGGCCCGTGACAACAACATCACGAACCCCGACCTCATCTACGCTGGGAACACGCTGCGCATCGGGCACTCCGGTCGCGACAGCTTCGACGCTGGTGGCAGCCCTCAGGGCGTTCGCGGTGGAGGTTCCTCGGGTGGCGTGAGCGGTGGAGCGGACGTGGGCGGCCCGACGGGCGCGGGGCCCAGCAACGCGTCTGCCGCGATGCGTCGACTGGCGGATGCGGCCCGCTCGGCGGCCATGGGCATGGGCGGCTACAACAGCCAGGGCCTGTGCGCCACGGGCGTCAGCCGGGCCATCCGCAACGCCCTGGGCATTGGCGTGTCGGGCAACGGCAACCAGATTGACAACAACCTGCCGCGCGACAAGTTCAAGCAGGTCAACATGTCGCTGGAGGAGGCGCTGAAGATTCCGGGCCTCGTCCTCACCTGGGAGAGCACCTCCACGCGCCTGGGCAGCATCTACGGCCACACGGCCGTCACCCTGGGTGATGGTCACTCGTCCGCGAGCGACTTCATCGAGCGCAACACGACCAACAGCGGGCGCACGGGCTTCAAGGTCTTCATGCCCATCGCATAGTGCCTGCCGCGCAGATGGCATCCCATGAAGCCCCTGGCCCTGTTGAGGGTCGGGGGCTTCGTCGTTTCCAGCGGAGGGAAAACGCGGGACGCGCTGCGTCCCATTCGAAGAGGCAGGGCTTGAGGCTCGCCTCGCCTTCGAGCCCGTCGCTGAACCGAAACCGCAGTGCCATGGGTTCGCGCGTCCCACCACCTCATTTGAGGGGGGTGTCAGGCTACACCAGGCCAGACGGAGGAAGGCACCACGCTTCATGCCGCGGGGGTGAGCTGTGAATGCGGGCGAGTCCCCAAACACCCTCCATCCAGAGGGCCTCCGCGCTGGGTGTGAGGCATCGGGTTCCCGCGCACGCGTCATTGAACATCGCCTTCGAGGTGATGCCCACGCGACCCAGGCGCAGCTCGCTGAGTGGCATCTCTCCACCGCTGGGGTCATCAAGGAACCAGTGGATGCGTACAGATTGCCCACGAAGAGAATGGCTTTGCTGTTACCCTTCCCGCGCTTCCCCCGCGAGCCAAGGAGTCATTGCACGATGCGATTCTTCAAGATGGCTGTCTATCTTTGTGCCGCCGTTCTCTTCCCTGCCTGCGGCGGAGAGGATGGGATGACCGGGCAGGACGACGCACTGGCGCAGCAGGAGTCAGCGGTGTCATCCGTGTCGCTTGACGGATGCATCTACAGCATCTCCGCGTACCCGCAGCCAAACGTGACGCCGACTGTCTATGACGTCAAGCTCTTCCGCCAGCCCATTCCGACGTGTGTGTATGGTTATGGCAGCGTGACCCTGGGCACGTCCGTCGTCTATGAGCCGACGCGGTCCGTGGCGGGGAACGCGCTGGGAATCGCCGCGAGCTATACCAAGAAGTCGAGCCTCAGCGGCAGCGCGCCCATCACCCTCAGCGTGCACCACGTGGACCCGGCCACACTGACCGTCATCCGGAGCAGCGGCTTGGGCGTCTTCATGGGGATGGGCAACATCGTGTCGGAGAACGTGGCGATTGCCGCGGACGGCACCACGGTGACCGTCTCGGGCTCGAAGACCGGCGTCATCTCGGGAGAGAGCGGCAGCGGGAGCCACTACACCGCGAGATATCCGGACTTCTTCACCAGCACCACGCCACCGACGATCATTGCGTTCCCGTGAGGCCTCGCCTCGCACCTCGGGCCACATGAGGTTTGGGGCGGGAGCAACCTCGTTCGAGGACTCCCGCCTCAAGGATCGGCCTGCTCCATACCCGAGCCTCGACTCCGAGGCCTCATCAGGAGCAGGCCCGGGTCTCAATTCCAGAGCTCGCGCGAGAGCAGGTCCACCATCGCGACGGCGACCTCCGGTTCCGGCAGCCCCAGCGCCCGCAGGAGCGCCGCATCGGTCGGCGCGGAGACCTCCGCACGCAGCGCCTCCACCGCGCGCTGACGTGCCGCGCGCACCGCCTCCTGCTCTGCGGACGGCAGTTGTTCTACCGCCCAACGGTCGATGGCCCAGGACAGGTCCGCGTGCCGGGTCTCGTCCTCGGCGATACGGACCATCGCCTCGCGCACCTCGTCGTCCTCCGCGTGCAGGGCCTGATGGTGAGCCAGCAACGCGCCGTATGTCTCGCGCACGCAGCCCTCCACCGCGTTGTCCAGCGCCACCTCGAGCAGCGGCCTGGGCGGGAGCTGCGCCACCACCGCGCGCGCAGGCGTCGCGCCATGACGACGCGCCAGTCGTCCACACACCTCCGTATGAGCCACCTCATCGAGTGCGCTGCGCAGCGCCGCCTGCTGAAGCTCGACCGCCGCGCCATGCAGCGCCAGCTCGTCCCGCAGCCTCAAGAAGGCCGTGATGGAGGCCTCCTCCAGGTGGGCGATGAGCGCGAAGTGCTGCCCCAGCTCATCCGCGCATGCAATCGAGCCATCCGAGCGGAGCCCCGCGGGCCTGCGCCCCACGGTGCACCCCTTCGTGCCCCGCTCCAGGATGTGGGTCTGCTTCACGTGCACCTCGCCCGAGGGTGTCACCTCCAGCAGGTACTGCGTCAGTTTGGAGCCCTCTCCACATGCAACCCCCTTCGTGGCGACGACGTTGAAGGTCCCGTCCGCGTTGGCCTTCACCGCGCCTTTCTCCAACTCGGTGCAGCTCAGGTTGTAGCGCCCCGCGAAGACCTGGAGCAGCGCCTCCTGAGGGGTGTCGATGTCGCCCAGGAAGGCCTGGAGCGCCTCTTGAGAGGTGTGGGCCTCCACCGCATCCCCTCGCGTCGTCACGAGGTAGTACGCGTAGCAATCCGGCTCGCAGCTGGAGCGAAACCCCTCCTCGGAGGAGAGGGCCTCGAGCTCCGCCTCAGAAACCTGATGCACTGGGTGTCCCGGATTGCGCAGGTCGCGCGGCAGCGGCAGCCAAGCGGGCTCAACATGACGCTGGCATGGCACCTCCGCGGGAGGCGGCGCCCACCGCAGGTGCTCGCGCCGCTCGAGCAGCTCGCGCGCCACAAGGAGCCGCGCTCGCCTTTCGCATGCGCCGTGTAATGCCCGGGCGGGACGAAACCTCATGACTGCATAGCGCGAGCGTTCGAGTCCGAAACCGTGGGCTCGGGCGCTTCCCACAGCAGGAGATCCATCCTTGTCCCGTATCGAGTCGCTCCTCCGCCTCGCCGCCCGTGCCGACCGCATCGGAATGAACGTCCTTCGCGTCGGCCTGATCGTCGTCCTCGTCTGGATTGGCTCGCTCAAGGTCGCCGAATACGAAGCCGACGGCATCGTCCCCTTCGTGGCCAACAGCCCGGTCATGAGCTTCGTCTATGCGTACGACGCCCCCGAATACCGGCAGCATATGAATGCCGAAGGCGCGCTCGTTCCCGCCAACCGCGCGTGGCACGAGGCGAACGGGACCTATGGGTTCTCCTACCTGCTCGGCGGCGTGATCGTGCTCTTCGGCCTGCTCATCGCCGCCCATTGGTGGCGCCCGGAGCTCGGCGCGATCGGCAGCGCCCTCGTGATCGGCATGTCGGTAGTGACGCTCTCTTTTCTCGTCACGACACCTGAGAGCTGGGTGCCGGCGCTCGGCGACGCCCACCACGGCTTTCCGTGGCTGAGCGGCCGCGGGCGGCTGGTGGTCAAGGATGCAATCATGATTGGCGCCGCCATCGTCACCATGGCCGATTCCGCGCGGGTCTGGCTGGCGCAGCGCAAGCCGCAGCCGGCCGAGCGGCTCCACCGCGCCGCCGCCTGAGAGCGCTACTCCTCCATGCACGCGCGGAGTTCACGCTTCGCGCGGTGCAGGAGCACGGCGACGTTGCCAGGTGTGGTGCCAAGGAGATCCGCCACACGGACACCCGGCTGATCCTCGAGCAGGCGCAGCGTCACCACCTGGCGCTGCACCGCGGCGAGCTTCTCCACGCATTGGAAGGCGAGCACATGCGCCTCGGCATGCGCGATGAGCGAATCGACGCTCTCCCGATCATCAGCCAGGCTCTCGACCACTTCACTGTCGCTGAGATGCGGCCGCGCGAGTTCGTGGCGCCGCCTCTTGTTCCGCGAGTGGTTTCGCACGAGGATCGCGAGGAGGTTGCGGCTGTCGTCCTCCTCGTACGCGAGCTTCCGCGCGTGGGGCAGGCCGAGGAAGGTCGCGAAGGCGTCCTGGACGGCGTCGAGCGCATCGTCGGCGAGCAGGCCCTCGTTTCGAGCCACCGCCGCGAGCGCGCCGCGATGGTCGCGCACCAGGCTGGTGACCCAGGAAAAGAACCCCTTCTCGTCGTTGCGCTCCATCTCCAGCTCCTTCCAGCGGCAGATCCGGCAAGCAACCGTCGCCGCCTCGCGAAGCTTCCTGCCCGCCTTTCGTTACGTCGAAAGGGCGCAACGTAGCCGATGCGCCGATGCGCATTCCACCCAACTTCCTGATGGCGACGACTTCCGCGGCTGCGTCGACAAGGCCGCTAGCAACCGCAACCGCAACCGCGCCGAGAGCGAACGTGGCCAATTGTTCGGCCAACGTGACCTTCGTCGAGAGCATGGGACGGATATCAACCCTGTTGAGGGTGGCTGGCTGGAGCAGCGGAACGAGGAGGGCCGCCGAAGGGGACGGCCGAGCTGTGGGCCCTTCGGGTGGTGGAAGAGAGACTCTGGTTCACGATGACGCCGATGTCCGCCCGGATGCTCCGGCCGAAGGGAGTCGTCTTCCGGGCGCTGCGAGGCGCCTCGAGCCATGCGGAGCTGTCGATTGCCTTCGGCGGGCAAACCGCCCTCCCCCGCCGCCGCGCACCTCCGCGCCGTGGCGCATGAGGCCGCGGCGCGGAGGCAGTCGTCACAGCGAAGCCGCTACGGCATGGGCCGTGAGCTCGCCGACGGCGCGGACGGAACCGCGGGCCAGCCATTGGGCCACGTGATTGCATCCACGAGCATCACCCGCGCCGTGTGGGCGCTGTTCCACGCGTGGTAGACCATGTACATGTCACCGCGCGGCCCGGTGACGACGGAGTTGTGTCCCGGCCCCACCCAGCCACCACCCGTCTTGAGAATCGGCGAGCCCAGCTTGGTGTACGGGCCCAGCGGGCTCGTCGCCCGCGCGACGCCCACGGCGTAGGTGCTGTTGTAGTACGCGTTACCGCTATAGAAGAGGTAGTAGTAGCCGCCCCGAGCGACGACCCATGGCGCCTCGACGACGCCGCCCTCCCACGACAGGTTGTTGCTGATGAGCGTCTGGCGCGAGCCCACCAGCGACAGGCCATCCGCGGACAGCGCCTGCCCGTAGATGGGCGTCGGCCGCCCCACCGCATTGCCGTCCGCCTTCCACACCAGGTAGGGCGCCCCGGTGGTGCTCGTGAAGAAGGTGGCGTCAATCATCCCCATCGCTGTGTCATGCACGAGCGGCCGGCCAATGTCCGTGAAGGGCCCGAGCGCGCTCGCCGACGTCGCCGCGCCGATGGACAGCTTCCCGTTCGAGTGCCGCGCGGTGAAGTAAGCGACGTAGCGCGTCCCCACCTTGTGGATTTCCGGCGCCCAGAAGTCGCCCGTCGCCCAGGTGGGCTTCGACGCCGACGGGAAGATGGAGCCCGCGCTCGTCCACGTCACCAGGTCCTTCGACGTGCGCAGGGGGAACGCATTCGCCGCGCCGCCGGACGTGCACGCGGCGACGTACCGCGTCCCATCATGGATGACGCCTGGGTCCGCGCAATCCACGGGGACCACCGGGTTCCGGTACAGGCCGCCGCACCCCGTGTAGCGGAAGGACATGCCGCACGCGCCAGTTCCACTGAAGTACGGCCTCCACCCGTTGGAGAGCAGCGCGTACGAGTTGCTGCCCTCGTTCGTGCAGGCCCGGTCCCAGAACACGCGCCCGCTCACGTCGTCGTACTGAGCGGGGTGTCCCGACGGGTGCAGCCACGACGCGGCATAGGTGACGCGCGTCGAGCACGCGGTGGCCCCTGCACAGTCCGTGTCGAGCGCCATGACACACGCGTTGCTGCCGGTGAAGTACGGCCGCCAGCCGTTCGAGAGCACCGCATACGAGTTGCTGCCCTCGTTGATGCAGGTGCCATCCCACGTCACCAAACCGCTCGCGATGTCGTACTGCGCGGTGTGCCCCGAGGGGCGAATCCACCTTTCGCCGTAGGTGATGCGCGTGCTGCATGCGAGCGACGCACCGGCGGTGCCTACCGGGGCATCCTCCGCGAGCGGCGTGTCGATGTGCTCGTCGCCACAGCCGGATGCAAAGGCAGAGACGGCGCACACCACTGTGAGCGCCAGGATGCGAGGGAACTTCCTCATGGAACCACCTCCAGATGGAGGGGCACGAACTAACACGAAATATATGCAAAACAAGAAATGCAAGCCCTCTACGCCCCGGCCAATGTCCTTCAGTCGACCAGCGACAACAGCACTTGAACCTCCACCCGCATGAGCACCGGGACACGCACGGCTGGCGCGCTATCCATTCAATGGGGCCGCCGGAGCCGCCTTGGACGAGCACCCACGCTGATACGCCTCCAGCGCCCGCTTGAACCGCGCTCGCTCTTCCTCGGGCCATTCCTTGGGGAACTTCGCCACCGCTTGCTGTGGGTCCGCGACCGCTTCCCGGCAATGGCCCTGGTGGAAGGCCACCAGGGCTGAGGTCTCGAGCGCATGGGGATTCTCGGGTGCGAAGCGTCGCCCCACCTTCGCCAAGGGCTCTGCTTCCGCGTACTTCCCTTCCTGCGCTCGCAGCCACGCCAACTCCCACAGCGGACACGGCCACACTGGCGACGAGCTTCGTATCGACACGTTGAATCGGTGTGGATTCGAGCAGGCAGCCACGCCGGTGCTTGCGTCAACGTGGATGGCGTTGACGAGAACCCCTTCTCGGCCTCCCACGCTTGAGGACAACGACTTCGCACCCCTGATGAACGACGCCCCGAAGGAAGAGACGCGCATCCGGGAAGTGGCCGCTTTATTGGGCTGGGCGGATCCCCGCGTCCGCGCGAAAGTCGACACGGCTTCCAACCCGGGCCCCCATCCCGCTACTGCGAGGTCAGGCAGCCCTGCTCGCCGCCTGGGGCGACTGCTCGAAGGAGGCCCACTGTGCCCGGCGCGAGGTCGGATTGTCGACTCGCAGCACGCCCTCCTATCCCCTGCGACGGTGAGTGCGCAATGAGAGTGCGGCTCCGCTCGAAGAGCGGATGACGCGCTGGTACTCCTGGACTGCCTAACGGTCGATGGTCATCCCTACCGAGGCAGAGGGATTGAGATGCTCACCAGGCAGTATCGTCGTCCAGACAGCGGGGCGGACTGGAAGCTTCCGCCGGGAGAGGAAGGAGAGCTGATTTCAGACATCGACACACTGGGGGGCTTGGGTCCTCATCCATTGCTGGTACGGCTGAAATTGCGCTCCCAAGGCTTCACCGACGACTACGCCTTCTTCGTCGCGGGCAAGCCCCCAGCCAGTCGCCCGCCGTCCGCAAGCATTTGCAGGTGAATTGATGTCAGGTGGAGCGTCATCGAGCAGATGCCGGCCACCATCGAGCTGGAGCCGCGCGCCCGAGCCTGACGCAGGCGGGGACGGACGTCTAGGATTGGGGTGGACCTGACCCGCCCTGGACGTATGCCTTTCCGAGCATCCAGGGAAGACGAGTTTTTGGACAGTCTTGCCAGGGAAGGCCCCCTTCCCCTGGACCCTACAGTCATGCGATGTGCAGCGAGTCCTCACGGCCCTTGGGACACAACTGTCGTCTGTCTGGACGGCGCGGCTCCGTTGCTTCCGGAAACCCGCGGTCCACCCTGCCTTCGCTCCCCGAGAAGCCTCATGCGCGCTCCCGCCCCGTCTCCGCTCCCAGCGTCCTTCCGTATCGGCTGCCTGCTAGCGCTGTCCCTTGCACTGGCCTGCACCCGCGACGCGCCGACTTCCGCCGCGACGGCGACCCCGTCGGACGCCGCCCCGGAGGCCCGCGCCCCACAGTCGGAGAGTGCTCCTTTCGACGTGGGCGCCATCATCCGGCAGGTGCACTTCGCCTGGCGCCCGGAGAACGGTACGTGGAGCGGCGGCCACTCCACGTACACGGTCCGTTCTGGCGCGGAGGGCCTCACCCTCACGCCCTATCACCACATCCGGAAGCAGGACGTGCCCCCCGGGCCCGGCGAGGTGACGAATGCAAGCGCTCCCGTCGCACCGCTCGCAGGCGCGCCCCTCACCCTGGGCACGCCCGGCCTGAAGCGTGGAGCGCGGCCCCTCGGCGACGCCCCCGCCCAGGGACGCGTCGAGCAGGACGGCCACCTCGTCCTCACGCGCGGCGACGTCACCGAACACCTGCGCAACGCCGAGGACGGAGTGGAGCAATCCTGGGCTTTCGAGCACGCACCCGCGGGCTCCGGCGACCTCATCGTGGAGGTTCCAGTGAAGGGCCTCACGTTCCAGGGCGCCACCGACACGGGCCTTCACTTCGCCGACGCCCGCACGGGCCTGGGCTTCCGCTACGGGCACGGCACCTGGGTGGATGGGCGCGGCCATCGCATCCCGGTGGAGGCTCGCTTCTCCGAGGGCCACATCCAACTTCGCGTCCCGGCCGGAGTGCTGGACGCATCCGCCTACCCGGCGGTGCTCAACCCGCGCATCTCCCCCGAATTTGGCATGGACACGCCCGTCATCGGCCCGCAGGTCAGAGACCAACGGACCCCGGCGGTGTCGGCCCATGGCTCGTCCTGGCTCGTCGTCTGGCATGACTACGCACCGACGACCATGCAGGTCACCGGCACGCGCGTCTCCAGTTCGGGTCAGGTACTGGACGTCAATGGCTTCACCCTCCCCCGTGCAGCGAGTTCCTCCGCCGGCATGTCCATCACCGCGGGGGCGAACGAGTGGTTCGTCGTCTGGGAGTACGCTTCGGGCATCCATGGCACGAGGGTGAGCCTCGGAGGACAGGTGCTGGACCCCTCCGGCATCCTCATCGCCGCGACGACCACCGCCCCGGCCGAGCCGGTCGTCGCCTCGTCGGGCTCGGAGTACTTCGTGGTCTGGCGCGAGAGCCACAACTGGGTTTCGGCCATCTACGGCACCCGGCTGTCCACCACGGGGCAGCCGGTGGCAAACCCGGTGCGCATCAGCTCCTCGACGGGCTGGGCCACCACCCCGGACGTCGCCTTCAACGGCGTGGACTATCTCGTCGTCTGGCAGGAAACCACCAGCACGCAGGCCTTGAACATCCGCGGCGCGCGCGTCTCCTCGGCGGGCACGCTGCGGGACACGACACCCTTGACTATCTCGGCGATGGACGGAGACCAGCGGCACCCCGCCGTCGCCGCCAACAGCGGCGCGTGGCTCGTCGTCTGGGAGGACCGGCGCGCCGCCTCCTTTGAAGGGGACATCTACGGCACCGTCGTGTCGGGCACGGGCTCGGTGCTCTCCCCCAATGGACAGGTCCTCGCGCCGCTCAGCGGGAGCCAGAGCTACCCGGACGTCGCCGCCCGGGGGTACGGATGGTTTGTCGTCTGGGAGGATGCCCGGTCCAGCTACCCGGACATCTACGGCACGGGGGTGGGCTGGGACGGAACGCCGTCCTACCGGGGCCCCGTCGCGGTGTCTACGGAGGCTCGGGCCGAGTACCTGCCGTCTGTGGCGTCCAGCGGCGGGGACCTGCTCGTCGTATGGTACGAGGCCCACACCGGCGGCTACGACGTCCATGGCGCGCGCGTGACGACACAGGACATGGTCAGGGACACCACCAGCCTCCTCCTGAGCACCTCACCCAATGACCAGTACGCCCCCGCGGTGGCTCGCACCGGCACCGACTACCTCGTCGTCTGGCGGGATAACCGCGCGGGCGAGTCGGACATCTACGGCGTCCGGGTGACGAGCCAGGGCGTGGTCCTGGATCCGTCGGGCCTGCCCCTGTGCACGGTAAGGGGCGAGCAGGACAACCCGACGGTCGCCTCCAACGGCACGGACTGGATGGTGGCCTGGGACGACAACCGCAGCGACGACGACGACGAAATCATCCATGGCGTGCGCGTGTCCCGGGCGGGCGAAATCCGCACGGGCTGGAGCATCAGTATGCTTCCCTATGCCATACGCAAGCCGGCGTTGGCCTCCGACGGCACGGACTGGTACGTCGTCTGGGAGGACGAACGGAACGCGCTCAATG includes:
- a CDS encoding GrpB family protein, encoding MPRPEDIMRHYDADPDENPWVKGKPAPEKVAVVPYDAGWPTRYAELAVAIQGVMGASAMQVEHVGSTAVPGLPAKPVIDIDLIVADSTREDDYVPALESLGYDLIIREPSWHQHRCLRLAAPRVNLHVFGPDCPEVIRHVMFRDWLREHDDDRQRYAAVKYTSAEGLDDVMEYNRRKEPVIRDLYARIFRAAGWIR
- a CDS encoding LysM peptidoglycan-binding domain-containing protein; the encoded protein is MSIYRIRPNDTLSGLAARFGTTVEKLARDNNITNPDLIYAGNTLRIGHSGRDSFDAGGSPQGVRGGGSSGGVSGGADVGGPTGAGPSNASAAMRRLADAARSAAMGMGGYNSQGLCATGVSRAIRNALGIGVSGNGNQIDNNLPRDKFKQVNMSLEEALKIPGLVLTWESTSTRLGSIYGHTAVTLGDGHSSASDFIERNTTNSGRTGFKVFMPIA
- a CDS encoding ferritin-like domain-containing protein produces the protein MHQVSEAELEALSSEEGFRSSCEPDCYAYYLVTTRGDAVEAHTSQEALQAFLGDIDTPQEALLQVFAGRYNLSCTELEKGAVKANADGTFNVVATKGVACGEGSKLTQYLLEVTPSGEVHVKQTHILERGTKGCTVGRRPAGLRSDGSIACADELGQHFALIAHLEEASITAFLRLRDELALHGAAVELQQAALRSALDEVAHTEVCGRLARRHGATPARAVVAQLPPRPLLEVALDNAVEGCVRETYGALLAHHQALHAEDDEVREAMVRIAEDETRHADLSWAIDRWAVEQLPSAEQEAVRAARQRAVEALRAEVSAPTDAALLRALGLPEPEVAVAMVDLLSRELWN
- a CDS encoding DUF417 family protein — translated: MSRIESLLRLAARADRIGMNVLRVGLIVVLVWIGSLKVAEYEADGIVPFVANSPVMSFVYAYDAPEYRQHMNAEGALVPANRAWHEANGTYGFSYLLGGVIVLFGLLIAAHWWRPELGAIGSALVIGMSVVTLSFLVTTPESWVPALGDAHHGFPWLSGRGRLVVKDAIMIGAAIVTMADSARVWLAQRKPQPAERLHRAAA
- a CDS encoding RNA polymerase sigma factor → MERNDEKGFFSWVTSLVRDHRGALAAVARNEGLLADDALDAVQDAFATFLGLPHARKLAYEEDDSRNLLAILVRNHSRNKRRRHELARPHLSDSEVVESLADDRESVDSLIAHAEAHVLAFQCVEKLAAVQRQVVTLRLLEDQPGVRVADLLGTTPGNVAVLLHRAKRELRACMEE
- a CDS encoding glycoside hydrolase family 43 protein; this translates as MGRGVEGLHFLFCIYFVLVRAPPSGGGSMRKFPRILALTVVCAVSAFASGCGDEHIDTPLAEDAPVGTAGASLACSTRITYGERWIRPSGHTAQYDIASGLVTWDGTCINEGSNSYAVLSNGWRPYFTGSNACVMALDTDCAGATACSTRVTYAASWLHPSGHPAQYDDVSGRVFWDRACTNEGSNSYALLSNGWRPYFSGTGACGMSFRYTGCGGLYRNPVVPVDCADPGVIHDGTRYVAACTSGGAANAFPLRTSKDLVTWTSAGSIFPSASKPTWATGDFWAPEIHKVGTRYVAYFTARHSNGKLSIGAATSASALGPFTDIGRPLVHDTAMGMIDATFFTSTTGAPYLVWKADGNAVGRPTPIYGQALSADGLSLVGSRQTLISNNLSWEGGVVEAPWVVARGGYYYLFYSGNAYYNSTYAVGVARATSPLGPYTKLGSPILKTGGGWVGPGHNSVVTGPRGDMYMVYHAWNSAHTARVMLVDAITWPNGWPAVPSAPSASSRPMP